In one window of Niallia sp. Man26 DNA:
- a CDS encoding GrpB family protein, translating to MERVEFFESSLFSSDVEKTLLVHKKIIKEYLPEADVQHVGSTAIPKSLTKGDLDIQVRVSPQHFSGAVQILSSLYESNNGSVKTEFFRAFKKDSTIPPLGIQLTVIGSEYDFFWKFRDVLLQNEAYRIEYDNLKREFEGKEMDEYRNQKNIFFQKLMQTPEFKKL from the coding sequence ATGGAACGAGTTGAATTTTTTGAAAGCAGTCTTTTTAGTTCAGATGTAGAGAAAACTTTACTAGTTCATAAAAAAATCATTAAAGAATATCTTCCAGAGGCTGATGTTCAGCACGTTGGAAGCACTGCTATACCTAAAAGTTTGACCAAAGGAGATTTGGATATACAAGTACGTGTATCTCCTCAACATTTCTCAGGGGCAGTTCAGATACTATCATCCTTGTATGAAAGTAACAACGGTAGTGTAAAAACGGAATTTTTTAGAGCTTTTAAAAAGGATTCGACCATTCCTCCTTTAGGAATTCAATTAACTGTAATTGGCTCTGAATATGATTTCTTTTGGAAATTCAGGGATGTTTTATTACAAAATGAAGCTTATAGAATCGAATATGATAACTTAAAGAGAGAGTTTGAAGGAAAAGAGATGGATGAGTATAGAAATCAAAAAAATATTTTTTTCCAAAAACTAATGCAAACTCCTGAATTTAAAAAACTTTAA
- a CDS encoding STAS domain-containing protein: protein MSISTNIVVQKITTEIIDKKSSLAVQRYTTDLNHYSMEVDKELKKWRENLIDIFAKSISDDLEMTYQHLTHWGNEGIKLLIKLNLPLDVGIEEVRFYRNEIGEMIKNEAIQNHMSLSEFYKIISNFDSVVDRAVHLLSLSYSENYLSRIKAAEITAMELSIPVIQITENIGVLPLIGDIDTQRAQELMEKALESVSKLGLSHVFIDLSGVPIIDTMVANHLFRVIDDLNLVGVKTILSGIRPEIAQTMIQLGIKTQDLTTFSSLHKAIKYININP from the coding sequence ATGAGTATTTCAACAAATATTGTTGTACAAAAAATAACTACAGAAATAATAGACAAAAAATCCAGTTTAGCAGTACAACGATACACCACAGATTTGAATCATTATTCAATGGAAGTTGATAAGGAACTCAAAAAGTGGAGAGAAAACCTAATTGATATTTTTGCAAAATCTATCTCAGATGATTTAGAAATGACCTATCAACATTTAACACATTGGGGTAATGAAGGCATAAAATTGTTAATAAAATTAAATTTACCACTAGATGTAGGTATAGAGGAAGTTAGATTCTATCGTAATGAAATTGGAGAAATGATAAAAAATGAAGCTATCCAAAATCATATGTCTCTTTCTGAGTTCTACAAAATAATTTCTAATTTTGATTCGGTTGTTGATCGAGCTGTACATTTACTAAGTTTATCCTATTCTGAAAATTATCTTTCCCGAATAAAGGCAGCTGAAATAACAGCAATGGAGTTATCTATACCGGTCATTCAAATTACAGAAAATATAGGTGTTCTACCATTAATAGGAGATATTGATACCCAGAGGGCTCAGGAACTTATGGAGAAGGCTTTAGAATCTGTTTCTAAGTTAGGGTTATCTCATGTTTTTATTGATTTATCAGGGGTTCCTATAATTGATACAATGGTAGCAAATCATCTATTTAGAGTAATAGATGATTTAAATTTAGTAGGTGTAAAAACAATACTTTCGGGAATACGTCCAGAAATCGCCCAAACGATGATACAATTAGGGATTAAAACGCAGGATCTAACTACATTTTCAAGTTTGCATAAAGCAATAAAGTATATCAATATCAATCCATAA
- a CDS encoding IS110 family transposase produces the protein MNYNQNHKIAQITPKTLVIGIDIAKHHHVARAQDYRGIELGTTCFFDNTQEGFKTFIDWVNQIKESCEMESVITGMEPTGHYWLNLAHILKEEQIKFVTVNPLHVKHSKELDDNSPTKNDVKDAKVIAQLVKDGRYAEPTIPQGVFAELRVAKKLRDLLNVDLQIVQGQVHNWIDRYFPEFFTVFKSWEGKAALHLLKLEALPEELVRYTEEELLEYLRQAVKRSIGIKKIQALKEVANRSIGIRQGAMMAKMELRTLIQKYELIQAKFEELDQTLDTLLQDIPGVDQMLEITGIGRDTVAGFFAEVGDLSEYNHPRQITKLAGLSLKENTSGKHKGRTRITKRGRKKLRALLFRASMILVAKNKAFKALHHYYTTRPDNPLKKMQSLIALCNKLIRILFSIGKKQFVFQEEKMLKDIPHMHAFIQEPVAA, from the coding sequence ATGAATTATAACCAAAATCATAAAATAGCTCAAATCACACCTAAAACTTTAGTAATAGGTATTGATATTGCCAAACATCATCATGTAGCTAGAGCGCAGGATTATCGTGGAATAGAACTAGGTACTACTTGCTTTTTTGATAATACCCAAGAAGGATTTAAGACATTTATTGATTGGGTTAATCAAATAAAAGAGTCATGCGAAATGGAGTCTGTCATTACTGGAATGGAGCCTACAGGCCATTATTGGCTTAATTTAGCTCATATTCTAAAGGAGGAACAGATTAAGTTCGTCACGGTCAATCCTTTACACGTCAAGCACAGTAAGGAGCTAGACGATAACTCTCCAACTAAAAACGATGTAAAAGACGCAAAAGTCATTGCACAACTAGTCAAAGATGGTAGATACGCCGAACCAACGATACCACAAGGAGTTTTCGCGGAACTGCGTGTGGCTAAAAAATTACGCGATTTATTAAATGTAGACTTACAAATTGTGCAGGGACAGGTACACAACTGGATTGATCGATACTTTCCAGAGTTTTTTACCGTTTTTAAAAGTTGGGAAGGGAAGGCAGCTCTTCATTTATTAAAGCTTGAAGCATTACCGGAAGAATTGGTTAGATATACAGAAGAAGAATTACTTGAATACCTTAGGCAAGCAGTGAAACGTAGTATAGGGATTAAGAAGATTCAAGCCTTAAAAGAAGTAGCCAATCGCTCGATTGGCATCCGACAGGGTGCCATGATGGCTAAAATGGAATTAAGAACCTTAATCCAAAAGTATGAACTCATTCAAGCCAAGTTCGAAGAGCTTGATCAAACTCTGGATACTCTGCTTCAAGATATTCCAGGCGTTGATCAAATGTTAGAGATAACAGGAATTGGGCGCGATACAGTGGCGGGTTTCTTCGCTGAGGTAGGCGATTTGAGTGAATACAATCATCCCCGTCAGATAACCAAACTGGCAGGACTCAGCTTAAAAGAAAATACATCAGGTAAGCATAAAGGGAGGACCAGAATAACTAAACGTGGTCGAAAGAAATTACGAGCATTGTTATTCCGGGCATCTATGATTCTAGTAGCCAAGAACAAAGCCTTTAAAGCCTTACATCATTACTACACAACGAGACCTGACAATCCGTTGAAAAAGATGCAGTCTTTAATTGCTTTGTGTAATAAGCTCATCCGTATACTCTTCTCTATTGGTAAGAAACAGTTTGTGTTTCAAGAGGAGAAGATGTTGAAGGACATCCCTCATATGCATGCATTTATCCAAGAACCAGTAGCAGCTTAA
- a CDS encoding SMI1/KNR4 family protein, with amino-acid sequence MRNKTISNLKYYAEVGNGISTEKIEMLENILDVRLPKSYKEFLNNFGYAELFGQTVFGYEPPDETTIIVHTEEWLERGLEKGYVVISDSHEFIYCLNTNETNDQLECPVVCYHPYESFFRVDYSSFNDYLDVIIEDGIDNID; translated from the coding sequence ATGAGAAATAAAACCATCTCAAATTTGAAATACTACGCAGAGGTTGGTAATGGTATTAGTACTGAAAAAATAGAAATGCTTGAGAATATACTAGATGTACGTCTACCAAAAAGTTATAAAGAATTTTTAAACAATTTCGGGTATGCTGAGTTATTTGGCCAAACTGTATTTGGATATGAGCCTCCGGATGAAACAACAATAATTGTCCATACAGAAGAGTGGTTAGAACGTGGATTAGAAAAAGGTTATGTAGTAATTTCAGATTCACATGAGTTCATTTACTGTCTAAATACAAATGAAACCAATGATCAACTAGAATGTCCAGTAGTATGTTATCATCCTTATGAATCATTTTTTAGAGTTGATTATTCATCTTTCAATGATTATTTAGATGTTATTATAGAGGATGGAATTGACAACATAGACTAA
- a CDS encoding SMI1/KNR4 family protein, with the protein MLNEDIEIILSKIEELESYDVEIEVDDPEIESISIHLFSIEEFEEGQLGYRMDEDGNSLTGDNEGDWKENWYVIGYDELVGDPIFIDIKNKNYPVLTAIHGEGDWEPEVMYSSLNEFLEYVS; encoded by the coding sequence TTGTTAAATGAAGATATAGAAATAATTTTAAGTAAAATTGAGGAACTTGAAAGTTATGATGTTGAGATTGAAGTAGATGACCCTGAAATTGAATCTATATCTATTCACTTATTTTCAATAGAAGAATTTGAAGAAGGGCAGTTAGGATATAGAATGGACGAAGATGGCAATTCTTTAACAGGGGATAACGAGGGTGATTGGAAAGAAAATTGGTATGTTATTGGATACGATGAACTTGTAGGAGACCCAATTTTTATTGATATAAAAAATAAAAACTATCCTGTATTGACTGCAATACACGGTGAAGGAGATTGGGAACCAGAAGTAATGTATTCCTCATTAAATGAATTTTTAGAATATGTATCTTAA
- a CDS encoding kanamycin nucleotidyltransferase C-terminal domain-containing protein, producing the protein MTWQPNKFSTEERFEVAYEILNELLNKYKKNLLSVAIEGSTAKGMDGPESDLELRVVINGRESSWEAFFYKGMFVGISFSTLEKMKSKAKSIDYEWPVKSDSLFTSKVLYDSTNLYEEIRNTAKEAEEQADFNILIKDALTDMYEHVYKVFALKDTDSILAAHESRQVAYWAVMSVGLKNKHRYLSSRAMYKESFELECLPEEFEQKIRGLLSLNTDVHSLKNNVGGLWVSTLNWIENININLEKTELSFL; encoded by the coding sequence ATGACTTGGCAGCCTAATAAGTTCTCTACTGAAGAAAGATTTGAAGTTGCATATGAAATACTTAATGAGTTACTAAATAAATATAAGAAAAACCTTCTCTCTGTTGCGATAGAAGGATCTACCGCAAAGGGAATGGATGGACCTGAATCCGACTTAGAATTAAGAGTAGTAATAAATGGGCGAGAGAGCAGTTGGGAAGCTTTTTTTTACAAAGGTATGTTTGTTGGCATTAGTTTTAGTACTCTAGAAAAAATGAAATCGAAAGCAAAGAGTATTGATTATGAGTGGCCAGTAAAAAGTGATTCTCTTTTTACAAGTAAAGTTTTATATGATTCAACAAATCTCTATGAAGAAATAAGGAATACCGCGAAAGAAGCAGAAGAGCAAGCGGACTTTAACATCTTGATTAAAGATGCACTTACTGATATGTATGAACATGTTTATAAGGTTTTTGCATTAAAGGATACAGATTCTATACTTGCTGCGCATGAATCAAGACAAGTTGCATATTGGGCGGTAATGTCCGTTGGTTTAAAAAATAAGCACAGATATTTATCAAGTAGGGCAATGTATAAAGAAAGTTTTGAGTTGGAATGTTTGCCTGAAGAATTTGAACAGAAAATACGTGGCTTACTATCTTTAAATACGGATGTCCATAGTTTGAAAAATAATGTGGGAGGATTATGGGTTTCTACTCTTAATTGGATTGAAAATATTAATATAAATCTTGAAAAAACGGAACTTTCCTTTTTATAA
- a CDS encoding GNAT family N-acetyltransferase, producing the protein MDKLLQQLQSVGVHYIKSDRLIILEILENNITQASEIDMLINKFLNQLKSSKLKKVKFECPKTLLDSLNITRTKMKIVGERVIYTRSFTTPLDNLVPKFEVWSITEHNSISFLSEVMGKNFIDAEEFLVGMRTELSTQAEKMYTVYIVNNEPVGVVFSHIEPNTDKEGRIFWIGIHPNFIGTGMGKNLHSIGLYRLKNDFKAKYYLGMTQVDNIPMRNIMISNACVQNKNKVISLQYSI; encoded by the coding sequence ATGGATAAACTACTCCAGCAGTTACAAAGTGTCGGTGTTCATTACATTAAAAGTGATCGTTTAATCATTTTAGAAATTCTGGAGAATAACATTACTCAAGCTTCAGAAATAGATATGCTAATAAACAAGTTTTTAAACCAACTAAAAAGCAGTAAACTGAAAAAAGTAAAATTTGAGTGTCCTAAAACATTATTAGATAGCTTGAATATTACTAGAACTAAAATGAAAATTGTTGGTGAAAGGGTTATATATACGAGATCTTTTACAACCCCACTAGATAATTTGGTACCAAAATTTGAGGTTTGGTCTATTACTGAACATAACTCTATCTCCTTTTTATCTGAAGTAATGGGTAAAAATTTTATTGATGCTGAGGAATTTTTGGTAGGAATGAGGACGGAACTTTCAACGCAAGCAGAGAAAATGTATACAGTTTACATAGTAAATAATGAACCAGTTGGTGTAGTTTTTTCTCATATAGAACCGAATACAGATAAAGAAGGTCGCATTTTTTGGATAGGCATTCATCCGAATTTTATAGGGACAGGGATGGGTAAGAACTTACATTCAATAGGATTATACAGATTAAAAAATGATTTTAAAGCAAAATATTATTTAGGAATGACTCAAGTTGATAATATTCCAATGAGAAATATTATGATATCAAACGCTTGCGTTCAAAATAAAAATAAAGTAATTTCTTTACAATATTCTATTTAG
- a CDS encoding HEAT repeat domain-containing protein, whose protein sequence is MVNEKELLSIINEMDGSDTIYNEMQGVYTSEGSPSSIAYNKARSLTDTTLISFLSDLLEKSKKESIKRNIYFILGKIGENTGDKRVVEILLQRIGIETNKYTLDTILERIEEQEVIPDCYPIIKCVSDVRGSVRHSAINALGRCKNSDAEDALIKVIRNSKDEYDLCYAIGSLSMMGATKAIPDILPLFKNEKGEVRRAALCAIDKLGGSAFLPLYMEALGDRSLSVKYYALLAIKDHGDETAIDVVYKRVRTILSKKRKINSDELVAAFEFLNQFKNQDEKIEKLLEWIVSKKWDFLSDREKEGFNSCFSTNDLSYR, encoded by the coding sequence ATGGTGAATGAGAAAGAACTGCTGAGTATAATCAATGAAATGGATGGATCTGACACTATTTATAATGAAATGCAGGGAGTTTATACAAGTGAAGGATCTCCATCTTCGATTGCATACAATAAAGCAAGGTCGTTGACAGATACAACTTTAATTTCTTTTCTAAGTGACCTGTTAGAAAAAAGTAAAAAAGAATCAATTAAAAGGAATATCTATTTTATTCTAGGAAAAATTGGAGAGAATACAGGTGATAAGCGAGTTGTCGAGATTCTTTTACAAAGAATTGGAATAGAAACAAATAAATATACACTCGATACGATACTAGAAAGAATAGAAGAACAAGAAGTTATACCAGACTGTTATCCAATCATTAAATGTGTATCTGATGTAAGAGGGTCAGTCAGACATTCGGCTATTAACGCATTGGGAAGATGTAAAAATTCAGACGCAGAAGATGCATTAATAAAAGTCATAAGGAATTCAAAAGATGAGTATGACCTTTGTTATGCCATTGGTTCTCTAAGTATGATGGGTGCTACTAAAGCTATTCCAGACATTCTTCCTTTATTTAAAAATGAAAAAGGGGAAGTAAGACGTGCTGCTCTTTGTGCTATTGATAAATTGGGTGGTTCTGCATTCCTTCCCCTTTATATGGAGGCCTTAGGCGATCGTTCATTATCTGTAAAATATTATGCTCTATTAGCTATTAAAGATCATGGGGATGAAACAGCTATCGATGTTGTATATAAACGAGTAAGAACGATTTTAAGTAAAAAGCGGAAGATTAATAGTGACGAGTTAGTAGCAGCCTTTGAATTTCTGAATCAGTTCAAAAATCAGGATGAGAAAATCGAAAAACTATTGGAATGGATAGTATCAAAAAAGTGGGATTTCCTTTCAGATAGAGAAAAAGAAGGATTCAACAGTTGTTTTTCAACTAATGATCTATCTTACAGGTGA